Proteins co-encoded in one Meiothermus sp. genomic window:
- a CDS encoding phosphate-starvation-inducible PsiE family protein: MITQKGLLEIFNIVTRVIFNLALVALLVGLLVSVGRTLLELGLAFTQPTVRLGLKDLVTNVLSLVIVLELVRAFVDYFEFDRIRAEILVEVAVAFVLREMMLGLFAGEIKGLDVLVWSAGILALIGARALAIAFPYGKEKKHAG; the protein is encoded by the coding sequence ATGATTACGCAAAAAGGACTGCTCGAGATATTCAATATAGTAACCCGGGTCATTTTTAATCTGGCACTGGTAGCCCTGCTCGTAGGGCTACTGGTAAGTGTAGGGCGAACCCTGCTGGAGCTGGGCCTGGCATTTACCCAGCCTACGGTGCGGCTTGGTTTGAAAGACCTGGTAACAAACGTTTTGTCGCTGGTGATTGTGCTCGAGCTGGTGCGGGCCTTTGTAGACTACTTCGAGTTCGATCGGATTCGGGCTGAAATTCTGGTGGAAGTTGCGGTGGCTTTTGTACTCCGGGAGATGATGCTGGGCTTGTTTGCAGGCGAGATCAAAGGTCTGGACGTTTTGGTTTGGAGCGCGGGCATTCTGGCCCTGATCGGGGCCAGGGCTCTGGCCATTGCCTTCCCTTATGGCAAGGAGAAAAAACATGCGGGTTGA
- a CDS encoding cation:proton antiporter regulatory subunit gives MRVEESVLPGVGRKFTVTVRSGDRLVIVIHHSGSRELQYYEKGNPDEPAAVLDLTDEEARELGAILAGVLFTPEAIGDTQAKLAQDTIEWIKLGPGAPCVGRTVAELHEQGAHLLAVLREGEALIPNPPPSLSLNVGDTLVLAGPRGAVERLRKQMIG, from the coding sequence ATGCGGGTTGAAGAGAGTGTGCTGCCTGGTGTAGGACGGAAGTTTACCGTTACGGTTCGATCGGGTGACCGTCTAGTGATCGTAATTCACCACTCGGGCTCGAGGGAGCTTCAGTATTACGAAAAAGGCAACCCGGATGAGCCTGCTGCAGTGCTCGATTTGACCGATGAGGAGGCCCGAGAGCTGGGTGCCATTCTGGCCGGCGTTCTTTTTACTCCCGAGGCCATTGGCGATACCCAGGCCAAGCTGGCCCAGGATACCATCGAATGGATCAAGCTGGGGCCTGGAGCCCCCTGCGTAGGCCGCACAGTAGCGGAATTGCACGAGCAAGGAGCTCACCTCCTGGCTGTTCTACGTGAAGGGGAAGCCCTGATTCCCAATCCGCCTCCGAGCCTGTCCCTGAACGTAGGCGATACCCTGGTGTTGGCTGGGCCTCGGGGAGCAGTTGAGCGTCTGCGAAAGCAGATGATTGGGTAA